In Kwoniella shivajii chromosome 9, complete sequence, one genomic interval encodes:
- a CDS encoding eukaryotic translation initiation factor 3 subunit C: MSFFAKLGSDDDSSSSSGSESEESILSGDEGLAQDQKLAEAKKSKNKASMFLRSDAEDSDEESSDEEDEEELTDSDDERAAKGNKFLMGADSTDEDEEEEDKTVVLSAKDKRFAEMEAAIHNITNAVRNSDWVLASSELDKVFRFIQRHQVTVVATTVSAAGHIPPRFLEILVSLEKDVNDTLTAEKSAKKKMAPGKAKALNGMKQTLKKKQKEFEAVLKIYLEDPAAYTSAYETANAAPAPKQSVKRAQAAQGDDEANEDFMTIGKGGKALNLTPEGVFKTLRDIFEQRGRKNTDRAETIKILSKLLEVSETTYQKLRVLLALVPARLDYSQNLAHIPHESWVQGRSELDQLITLLLQNEDYVVQETVGEYDDLVEREPTAVNGKKERVAVAGSLISLLESLDNEFTKTLQHTDAHEKGSDYIERLREETPLYTLIVKAQSLFERENLSDSSARAVMRRLEHVYAKPNIIIDHFESKVTDKRSADALIHDLCVHIYGSDAPVLRARAILFHIYNHATHGRYHQARDLLLMSHLQDTIQHADVTTQILYNRAIMQLGLAAFKLGYITECQTILADMFATQRQKELLAQSVQRFQQQLSPEQELIEKRRLLPFHMHMNVELLEAAYLTSCMLIEVPLLASVDTEEQRRRVTSKVFKRLLDLADRQAFMGPPENTRDHIIKASKALQAGEWEKARDLILSIKIWSLLDNVDEVKDILSKKIQEEGLRTYLFTYSSYYASLSLSHLSTTFSLPQQTVTSIISRMIYTDELPASLDQIDGVVIFHRIEQSEVQRLAQQLAEKTASLLDQNEKNLDLKLGSANQGQERDGQRTTGAGGQEGNRGNNTERRGGGNRGSYRGRGGRGRGGFNAGLGSTMGRRVAAQ, from the exons ATGTCGTTCTTTGCGAAATtaggatcagatgatgattcatcttcatcttctggatctgaatctgaagaaTCCATCTTGTCGGGAGATGAAGGCTTAGcacaagatcaaaaattGGCTGAAGctaaaaaatcaaaaaataAAGCATCAATGTTCTTGAGGTCAGACGCTGAGGATAGTGACGAAGAATCTtcagatgaggaggatgaagaggaattgactgatagtgatgatgaaagagct GCCAAAGGAAACAAGTTCTTGATGGGTGCAGACTCgactgatgaagatgaagaagaggaagacaagACAGTCGTCTTAAGTGCCAAAGACAAACG attCGCTGAAATGGAAGCAGCCATTCACAACATCACGAATGCAGTACGAAACAGTGATTGGGTATTAGCGTCTTCCGAATTAGATAAAGTGTTTAGATTTATTCAAAGACATCAAGTCACAGTAGTAGCTACAACCGTCTCTGCCGCAGGACATATCCCACCTCGATTCCTTGAGATTTTAGTATCGTTGGaaaaagatgtcaatgataCTCTTACTGCGGAGAAATCAGCTAAAAAGAAAATGGCTCCTGGAAAAGCTAAAGCTTTGAATGGTATGAAACAAACTctcaaaaagaaacaaaaggaGTTTGAGGCTGTACTTAAGATTTACCTTGAG GATCCCGCCGCTTACACATCGGCATACGAGACCGCCAACGCTGCTCCCGCACCAAAACAATCGGTCAAACGAGCTCAAGCCGCTCAAGGTGATGACGAGGCAAACGAAGACTTCATGACTatcggtaaaggtggtaaagcaCTCAACTTGACTCCCGAAGGTGTTTTCAAGACCCTTCGTGATATCTTTGAGCAACGAGGTCGAAAG AACACTGACCGAGCTGAAACAATCAAAATCCTTTCCAAACTCCTCGAAGTATCCGAAACGACCTACCAGAAACTCCGAGTCCTCCTTGCTCTTGTACCTGCTCGATTAGACTATTCACAAAATCTCGCTCACATCCCTCATGAATCTTGGGTCCAAGGTCGTTCCGAACTCGATCAACTTATTACCTTACTCTTACAAAATGAGGATTACGTTGTTCAAGAGACAGTAGGGGAATACGATGACTTGGTAGAGAGAGAGCCTACGGCTGTtaatggaaagaaggagagagtCGCTGTTGCTGGTAGTTTGATCAGTTTGTTGGAGAGCTTGGACAATGAG TTCACTAAAACCCTTCAACATACCGATGCTCACGAGAAAGGATCTGACTACATTGAGCGATTGAGGGAAGAAACACCTCTATATACCCTTATCGTCAAGGCTCAATCACTCTTCGAACGAGAAAATCTATCCGACTCCTCTGCACGAGCTGTCATGAGACGATTGGAGCACGTATATGCCAAA CctaacatcatcattgatcacTTTGAGTCCAAAGTCACCGATAAACGAAGCGCCGATGCTCTCATCCATGACCTATGCGTTCACATCTACGGATCTGATGCACCTGTTTTACGTGCTCGAGCTATTCTTTTCCACATTTACAACCACGCTACCCATGGACGATATCACCAAGCTCGAGATCTCCTGCTCATGTCCCACTTGCAAGATACCATTCAACACGCCGACGTCACCACTCAAATTCTCTACAACCGAGCTATCATGCAATTAGGTCTTGCAGCATTCAAACTTGGTTACATCACCGAATGTCAAACGATCTTAGCTGATATGTTCGCGACTCAACGACAAAAGGAATTACTTGCTCAATCCGTTCAAAGATTCCAACAACAGTTGTCACCTGAACAAGAATTGATCGAAAAACGAAGATTATTACCTTTCCACATGCACATGAACGTCGAATTACTCGAAGCTGCTTACTTGACTTCATGTATGCTCATCGAAGTACCTTTATTGGCAAGTGTAGATACcgaagaacaaagaagaagagttaCCTCAAAAGTCTTCAAGAGGTTATTAGATCTTGCTGATAGACAAGCTTTCATGGGTCCACCAGAGAACACAAGGGATCACATCATaaaagcttcaaaagctcttcaagctggtgaatgggaaaagGCAAGAGATCTGATCTTGTCAATAAAGATTTGGTCACTGTTGGACAACGTCGATGAGGTTAAGGATATCttatcaaa GaaaatccaagaagaaggtctCCGAACTTACTTATTCACATATTCATCATATTACGCTTCCCTTTCTttatctcatctttcaacgACTTTCTCACTCCCTCAACAAACCGTAACGTCAATAATCTCACGAATGATCTATACCGATGAATTACCAGCATCATTAGATCAAATCGACGGAGTAGTGATATTCCACCGAATTGAACAAAGTGAGGTACAAAGACTCGCACAACAATTAGCAGAGAAAACAGCTTCGTTGTTAGATCAAAATGAAAAGAATTTAGACCTCAAACTTGGTTCAGCTAACCAAGGTCAAGAGAGAGATGGACAGAGAACAACAGGTGCAGGTGGACAAGAAGGTAACAGAGGAAACAACACTGAGAGAAGAGGCGGTGGTAATAGAGGTTCAtatagaggaagaggtggaagaggtagaggtggtttCAATGCTGGCTTAGGAAGTACAATGGGTAGAAGAGTTGCCGCTCAATAA